A stretch of DNA from Drosophila virilis strain 15010-1051.87 chromosome 5, Dvir_AGI_RSII-ME, whole genome shotgun sequence:
CCGGCCAATTCGAAAAAAGGGGGTCATAGTTGAATGCAGCGGCTCATAAATCAAATACGAAATGCTCGCTGTCATAATTTGTCATAAGGCGTGGACACGCCCTCCATTTGCTTGTGTCCCTTTTAGTTCTATGCTTATGTCCATGGCAGAATCGGTTGAGCCCAGTCTGAAACTGGAAACTGAAAACATGTGGCATGTTTTTCAAACTTAAGTTTTCGTGCAAGATTGTTGCCGACTAGACCCGATTCCATATCAAAGAGTACGAGACCGACTTATAATCCGTTGTTCTTGTCACAGAAATCACTGCACTGTGGCATGCATAGCAGAAGGAGGGAGAACTGCTCCGTGGGCAGAAAACAACAAGCAGTAGAAATCGCAATCAAGAGACGGGCCGCCCTGGCAATCGTATAATCGCAATGCTGCCCACTTGGATTGGTATTGTGCCTGCGATCTGTCAATCGGCAGTCCCCTCGTCGATTATAGGCACCCACGGCTTGTCGTTGGGGTCTGTCACGGTTGCCAGTTAAAATTCTGTTGAAAACCGAAAAATGCATTCACGCACCTGAATCCCTAATGAATTAGACGACCATCGGAGTCCAGACCAACTCCACGATGCAGACTGGCAGCTACCGGCGGTGttgcatatttttctttattcttttttcACTTCTGCCTtgtgaattaattaattacatttttatgattttattaatttcccaaCAAATAAGTGATTGAAACGGCCATTTACAGTACTCGGGTATTCGAATCCGACTCGGGTCCGGCTCCGTCTCCGTTTCCTTCTCCGCTCTCTACTCTCTTCACCCACCAATCCTTATCCCAATTCCCATGGCTTATGGGCACGTACGATGAGCTCgtaataataatgaatgtaAATTGCCTCAATGAGCGATTTAATGTCTTAATACATTATTTACAATGCATGTTCATTATTGTCTGGCTGCCGCCGTTGCACCTTTttaatgccacgcccacactcACGCTGAACGCCCCCGAATGAAGTGACCGTCGGTTGACATTTCCacaaacaatttgaatataattattaCTATGGGcaaacatttgttgttgtttttgtaataataacaataaaaaagctAGAATGCCGAGTCAAAGAGCTGACTATGAGATACTCTCTATCCACGAGatcaaattgcaaatatttactatattttaaaatatttgttgccaGGCTTGAGgtctaatatttatttattaattatttattaatgggcGACAAAAACGACGGTGTTCCTAATTATTCAATACATTAcacatatcatatatcataaagTGGTCATCATAGCTAAGAAATGAGGCTAGACAAGGATAAGGGTCTtaatttagaaataaaattaaattaagatttttaaacaaaatatgtaatttctcattaagaatatataattataatatatggCATTTTGTTATACCCTATTTAGTAACTTCAATAGTTATAGGgcatgaaaacaaacaaaacgccGACTGCATGTGCCTAGATTAATAATTCAATAATATTCATAGAAAAGAATTACTGAACcttgaaaatattgaaatcacTTCACAGCTGGCGGCTGCACTTCTATTATTTTTCGGGTTTTGGTCACGAAGGAAGCCATTTGTCAAACACTGTTAGATATTTCGTGCAagctaattaaatataaatattttattttgtgacCTAGTCTTGGATCTAAAATTAACAGAGCTCCAAAACAAGTTACCTAATACTTTACAATGTAAGAACGTGTGGATTATAGAAATGATCGACTGCCTccattgtatttttttgcataattggCATAGGGACATATATCACTGTTTTGTTATCCGAAAGTACTTCCGCCCTACCGCATAGATCGCATGATCCTGACCGCATAATAAAGCAAATTTGGTCGTGTGCACGTTTTCCGAAAAAACTCTGAATTGTTGGGTTTTTAAAGCACTGTGTGTGGTCCTGCCCGGAGAGAGATCGTTTAGGATGAGTTACGAGGCCAGCCATCGAATCTACGTGCTCTGtaaaatttttattgactGGTTACCCATCCAAAGGACACGTGCAGACGTCAGATAATTGATAAAACTGCTCAGATAAGATGAGAGTTTCAGTTAAGTAATTGATATTCCTGTCGACAGTCAAGTTTTACCGGCTACCCGCTGAGCACTAGGCGCAAAAGCAATCAGCATGTGGATGTGGCGACTAAAAACCGACGGACAATTTATGCCACAGCATTCGGAACTGGCAGCACCCCCACAGGAAGGGAAAGAGACAGAAAATGctataacaatatatatatatatatatatatatatatatatatatatatatatatatgatttttggTGAGTTggcaaaaaaaggaaaaatctcggaataataaaaaaaagtttgcagCACAAAAAGCACATCATTGTCATCTCCTGGCTAGCAATTTGGGAACCGTCTTTTTTGCAACGCCCACCGACCCACACACAGTTGGCTCtcgtctgtgtctgtctggACGCGCTCTAGTTCCGCCCACCGGCTTCCGGCCACATAAGTGCCAACTCTCGGTGAGTctcgtttttttgttgttataatTTGGACGCTTTCAACGCTGGTTAGCAAGCGCTTAATGTACTGCAATGTGACGGAATGGGTGGCGCATGTCCATAATTACAAACCACCCACCGAGTGTGGTGGCCACTTGCCTCCTCTGCCAGTAAAAAAGTGATGACGTAGATTGTGCCACAACTCAATCGTTTGGCAACGCCCACCGCTCAGCAGGCGGTCAAATTTTGTGGCATTCATTGTCGCGCTACTAAAATGATGCCGGTGGCTTGTGGCTggacaatataataaaaaaacacatttcagCTCAAGTAAACAAGCATAAGCGCAATGTATTATTCGGAATTGATATTTagtaaaattttgttttcaaattacAACTGCTTTATTTGGTTTTCCACATATGCCGTAGCAGTCAGCTTTTGGTAAGTGAGCGTTAGTTTATCGATAACTCTTGAATGTAAATGCAACCCGGGAGGGAGTAACTGTTCATTTAAAAAGTCGCAAAAATGTACGCAGTCTTAAAATTTATTTCGGTTTATTTGTTCTTACGCGTATAACTATCTTCTGCTATTTTTTTGAGATGCTTAACTGTGGTCTTGTCGTTTTGGCTAACAAGCTTAAAGAGCGCACCATCCTCGCTCTGCAGCAGTTCATGCGGTGCTCCGAATTCGACTATCCTTCCTGCATCTATAACGAGGACGCTGTCATTGTCCATGACTGTGTGAAGGCGGTGTGCGATGGTTAACACTGTGCACTGGGAAAACTTGGTATGTATTGTCTCCTGTATAAGTTTGTCGGTGCtgtaacaacaaaatatattaattaaagcaaTTCACCGATGCCCCATGATCGCTTACTCGGCATCTACATTGGCCGTAGCCTCGTCCATAATGAGTATTCGATTATTACGGAGTATGGCTCGCGCTAAGCAGACCAATTGCCTTTGGCCCATGCTAAAATTTGAGCCGCCATCTTGCATGTGGCTGGAGAGGCCGCCCTCCAAACTGGCAACATATTTCTTGAGTTTTACATCATTAAGAGCGCCCCAAAGCTCCTCGTCGTTTTTTTCGCCAAACGGATCGAGATTGAAACGCAAAGTGCCAGAAAACAGTACAGATTCCTGTGGTATGATTGAAATGCGACTACGCAGATCATGCAGGCCCAGTTGGGCAATGTCTTGGCCATCGATTTCGATGAGTCCCTCGTTGACAGCTAGCCGAAACAGGGCTTGTATTATGGAGGATTTACCAGCACCCGTGCGTCCCACAATTCCAATTTTTTCCATAGGTTTTGTCTCAAAGCTCAAGCCTTTCAAGATGTCTGTATCATCCGGTGCGTAGCGCATACGAAGCTCGCAGAAGCGCAAATGACCCATTTGTGGCCATTTAGCCGAAAGATTCACCGCATTTGATGTCTCAAGTGGTGGTTCGGATGGCGTATTGGCATATTCCAACACGCGCTCAACGCTAGTCATTTTATTCTCCATCTCTGCAGTTTGTCGCATACCCCACTGACACATAATCACCAGTGTCATTGATTGGGTGATAGCCAGACCCACATCGCCGCTGTAGAAGCTCTGATTGATAACCAGGAAACTGAATGTAACGGCCAGTATGTAAACTACACAAATAAGATCCGTCCAAAAGGAAAATGCGCGATTGGCACTCGTATAAAGAAATAGCGCAGAGGAGTTGGTATTCTGGTGTCCATGAAAAGTACGCTCCAGCTGTGGCATAGCGTCTAAGGCCCGAATTGTAGTTAAGCCTTGAAACGTTTGGTTGGCATGCGAATAAACTGGACTACGAGCTGATAAGAAGAACGTGCAAAAGAGTATGTCGTTAGTTGAGGTGAGCTAGGTTTATGCCTTGCTTCTTTGACTTACTTAAGCTCTCAATACGTTTAAGGCTGCGACTGGCACCTATGTAAAAGGAACGGCACAGAAACATTAGAATCGCCATAATAGCCGCTGGAATTAGCAGCCAATAGTTGGCAATAGCCACAATAACTAACACTGCCACCACATCCACAAAAAACTGTAAGAAATTgagaaaaacatttaaaaaccaattattatatttgcctTTTTTAGTTGGGACTAACCTGCAGTGAGTCCATCATGGCCTGTGGCAGCGCAACATCCACATTCTCAATGTCGCTGGAAAAGCGATTCAGCACACGTCCCGAGGGATTTGCGTTAAAGAAGAACATGCGGGCACGAATTATCCCATAAAAGAGTTGATTATGTAGTCGAAGTGAAATACGCAGGCATAGGAGAAAAAATCCAAAAGTGCGCAACAAATATAATGCCAGGGTGCACACCAGGAGGACTGAGTACCAAGTGACCATACGTGTGCGCGCCTCTTCGAATTGCTCGGATGTTTCGTATTCTCGATTCTCCTCCCAAGTCGCCCAACGAGATATAAAGATGTCCATCAGTGCTTGCAAAACTCGGGCAAGTATAAAGAGGGCGAGCACCAAACATACCAAGATGGGAGAGCCCAGAGCACGGAAATAGTCCCTGTAGATGTCATAACCAACGGCGCCTTGATGCTGCCGCTCTGCGAAGTCGTTCCCGTTGTTTGGCTGCCCATCCACAGCCTTTGCAGGATCCTGGAATAGCTTGGAGTTTCTGTCGACTTGGCTAAGCACTCGCTTCACCTGCATCTTATCAACCTCAATAGCATCCAAATCTGGTGCTGCATGCTTTTCAATAATATCCCGAAGATCCGCATAGCTGCCTTGATGTGTTAGACGGCCCGATTCTAGTAGCAATAAATGATCAACTTGCTGCAGCAACTGCACATGATGAGTCACCAATATCCGCAGCTTGTCAGCCAAAAATCGATTGAAGCACTTCTCCATTAGCAGTTTACCCACTTTTGAGTCTACTGCAGCTAGTGGatcatcaaataaataaatatctgcCTGACGATATACAGCACGCGCAAGACTTATCCTCGCCTTTTGCCCGCCGCTTAAGCTGATACCCCGTTCACCCACCACAGTTGCATCGCCACTGGGCAGCAGCGCCAGGTCACAGTCCAGCTGGCAAGCATGCACCACTCCACGGTAACGCTGCTCATCGTATGGCTCTACAAAGAGTATATTCTCACGAATGCTGGCCTGAAAGATCCAGGGCTCTTGCGGTGCATAGCTCAACTTGCCGAGCAGTTCCACGCGGCCTTGCATGAGCTCCACCTCGCCTAAAATAACATTCAGGAGGGTACTTTTCCCAGAGCCTACGTTCCCAACAATGCCCACCATTTGCGTCGCTCGAAGCTCAAAGCTAATGCCTTCAATATGCGCGCGGCGCGCTTGCCGTGTGTTTGGCATGTTCCAGCTCGCACTGACATTGCTAAAAGTAAGAGACCTGACATCGCTCTCCACACAATGCAGTCGACCAACAGAAAATGGCTTGGCTGATGCCGAAGCGTCTGTGTTGAGTTGCATTATGGGATTGTCACGACAACTGGAGCAGTTTTTACTAGTGGGTGATTCGTCCTGCTGCAGAAATTCCGTTACACGCCTTGCGCTGACCACAGTCTGTGCCCAGGTGGTGATGGCCAATGGCCAAAAGTGGAGCAGTGAATCATTCAAAAGACTGTAGTAAGACGAGAGTATAAACACCTTTTGTGCAGTGACCACGTCGCCGGTGTACACGTAAGCGATGAGACTGAGAAATAGGGAGACCTTCGATATCATATTGGTGCACTGCAGCGCAGCGTAGATGCTCATGGAACCGCGTATTTCTTTAACCTCGAGTTTGCGTACAGTGGCTATTATCTTCGCAAAAGATTACTCCCAGGCATACATTTTAATCACCTGTATGGCGCCTATAATCTCGTTCATTAGCTTGACACGCCGATCTCGCTGCTCCGCCGATCTTGTGCGAAATTGTGCTGCCGCCTTGGCTGCCCAGGCCTGTAACGGAATCAATAGAACAATAAAGGCAATTCCTATGAGAGCCGTCCAGCCAATCTGTGTGTACATAATGTATCCAAAGATGCACGCCTCCACAGGGCCCTTCCAAAGATCgtgaaagaaataaaatgtcAAATCGAACTGCGGCAGATCGATGGACATTACTGATATGGCCAAGGCGCCCAGTCCATCTCTGCCATTTATTGCCGCCCGCAAACACTTTCGGTATATTAGCCCAGCAAAGGCCACTCGGATACGTGTACCCACGGCAaatacataaaacataaatggATGAAACACCAGTGAAGTCACTAGCGAGCACAGAACAATGCCCATTGCGTACATGTATGCGTCTTCCTTAGTGATTCTAGTTTGCCCCTCGGCAAAGTAAGAGATCAAACCGCCCAGAAATATTGGCTGAAAGGCGCTGcgttaaaaaaagaaaggttGAGAGTCGGCACATCAGTGAAATAGATTGTTAAACCGCATTTAACCCGCAATTTTAAAGGCTATATCCTTTGGTAAGTtactcatatttaaaattcttgAACTACTGAATTCTAGAGGGGCTATAAAATTGCTTGATTAAATACCAACTAAGAGTGGATTCTCCCACACTCCAAGCTACACTCACTGTATAACGATCTCCAGCGTTGAGTAGATCACACAGACAGGAACGAATTGACAGCCGTAAAATGTGAAGATCAAATGTAGCACACTTGGCCTTTTGCGTTGCGATTCACGTATCCAGGGCTGCTGCAAATCCTCCGTCAGTTTATCGCTGTCGAAGGAGGGCAGATTGGCGTATAGCTCGTTGTCCGATAGTTCTTCTCGGCGTCCTTTAGCGAACACATGACGCATCCATCTAAagtattaaaataacaaataagcGCCGAGTCTTAGTTTGTCATATCTGTTAGACTGAAGCAACGTGCTGGTGAACAGGCACAATACACAGATTCGTTAGTTCACCAATGATTTATTTGGAGCGAGTAATCAAATGTATGCAAggttaaatattttgcagaCCACCTTATCGAGTCAGACAGGAGATATGGAGCTTAACTGGGTTGTCAATcatgaattatttttttacaCATTGCGATTTTATGTTGAACTCACACGAAAAACcactttgaaaaaatatttgcctCTAGAAAGGGATTTGTTTCGCGTTTTTGGTTTGCCTGCTTATTCATAGCGCCATTCACGAATTTTTACTACCATCTACGGTTGCCGATTTAAAAATGCGTCGTATGGTGTCTATACCACCTCTTATAACTAATTTTTGTGTTCGTTTGAAGTGCTAGCCAGACCGTCATCAGAACACACTTAAACGTATTTTGCACTTGGCACACTGCAAACTGCTGATAAAAGTGGCGGTCAGTTGGCCAATGGGACTTGTCTGATGCTTGTGGCTAGTATAGTCAAATGCGtaatcaacagcattataacgCAGAAAATTGCCGGCCATTTGTGCGGCCATTTAGTGCAAATTGCAACTGAGTTTGTTTTACTTAAGCGTGCCCTGTAAATCTTCGGGATTTTTTGGTAATTCGGCTTTTTGCCTCGAGTGATAAAAATGATTAGCGTTGTTTTTGGACGGGGCAACGTTCTCCGACAGCTGTTTGAGGTTGTACAATCTAATCATGGCGAATTTAAATGCTATTTCGTTATAAATTTCGTCACAGATAAGTTGCCTACAACTATTTTTACGGCAATATGTACGATAAAAATAGATGAAAGCCATTGTTCAGTTGATGCTAAGTTTTAATAAGACATACACGTGCACAGCCAATGGGCGAGGCTATAAATACAAACAGTAACACAAATATTGAAGTAggagttaaaaaaaaaacaatagtttAAGACATTCCACAATACGACAAATAGATGTCAATCTAGTTTTTCAGCTGACTTTGGAATTCTAAGGTAGAGCGTGCAGCTCCTCTAGCGTATAAAGTTGATTCGTGCGATCGTATACCATACGCATATGATGCAACATATCTGGCAGCTTTTCAATGGCGCGCGGCACATCCGCATCGTGACAGACGCGCTTGAAGAGCTCGCCGCGCGTGGGTATCGCAAACATTGCCACCTGGGCACCTTTGCGTATAAGGAATGGGTGATGCCTGGCTAGCGTGTCGTTGTATGCTGACTTGCAGACATGGTGCGCTCTTTCGCCATCGGCCACGTCTCGCAGACGGTTCAAAAACTCGTACACAAACtctgcaaataaaaatataagataACGATAAGATGATATCTTATGGTAAAGCAACTACCTAAGCCACGATGTAGGCGCAATAAAGTGCGACTGCCAGACACGTAGCCTTTCTGACGCAGTAGGCTGGCACCCTTTTCATACAGGATCATTGTTTTGATGCTGTCGAAGTGCTTTTCACTCCCGGTGTCCTGCTGTCGATGCTCATAGAGAATATCCAGTTTGGTGCGCACGTCGCTGCTCACAAATGTGAACACGCTGCCCATTAGCAAAAAGAATCTAGGGAAGCAGCTCTTAATTGTTGTGTATTGATGTTTCCTTATTGACTTACTTCATGATTTCCTCGTATGCCTCCAGATAGTCTTCCATGcgaacatcatcatcatcaattaGGCTACCTTCAAATAGTTctgaaactttttcaatatcaaaacaattttctcCAGCTACAGAATCGCCTACAGCtgacatttttaatatatcctCATGCAGTATAGCTTCTATTGTcgtcaataaaaacaattaaatatcagATATC
This window harbors:
- the LOC6635984 gene encoding LOW QUALITY PROTEIN: probable multidrug resistance-associated protein lethal(2)03659 (The sequence of the model RefSeq protein was modified relative to this genomic sequence to represent the inferred CDS: substituted 1 base at 1 genomic stop codon), which codes for MNKQANQKRETNPFLEANIFSKWFFVWMRHVFAKGRREELSDNELYANLPSFDSDKLTEDLQQPWIRESQRKRPSVLHLIFTFYGCQFVPVCVIYSTLEIVIHAFQPIFLGGLISYFAEGQTRITKEDAYMYAMGIVLCSLVTSLVFHPFMFYVFAVGTRIRVAFAGLIYRKCLRAAINGRDGLGALAISVMSIDLPQFDLTFYFFHDLWKGPVEACIFGYIMYTQIGWTALIGIAFIVLLIPLQAWAAKAAAQFRTRSAEQRDRRVKLMNEIIGAIQVIKMYAWEXSFAKIIATVRKLEVKEIRGSMSIYAALQCTNMISKVSLFLSLIAYVYTGDVVTAQKVFILSSYYSLLNDSLLHFWPLAITTWAQTVVSARRVTEFLQQDESPTSKNCSSCRDNPIMQLNTDASASAKPFSVGRLHCVESDVRSLTFSNVSASWNMPNTRQARRAHIEGISFELRATQMVGIVGNVGSGKSTLLNVILGEVELMQGRVELLGKLSYAPQEPWIFQASIRENILFVEPYDEQRYRGVVHACQLDCDLALLPSGDATVVGERGISLSGGQKARISLARAVYRQADIYLFDDPLAAVDSKVGKLLMEKCFNRFLADKLRILVTHHVQLLQQVDHLLLLESGRLTHQGSYADLRDIIEKHAAPDLDAIEVDKMQVKRVLSQVDRNSKLFQDPAKAVDGQPNNGNDFAERQHQGAVGYDIYRDYFRALGSPILVCLVLALFILARVLQALMDIFISRWATWEENREYETSEQFEEARTRMVTWYSVLLVCTLALYLLRTFGFFLLCLRISLRLHNQLFYGIIRARMFFFNANPSGRVLNRFSSDIENVDVALPQAMMDSLQFFVDVVAVLVIVAIANYWLLIPAAIMAILMFLCRSFYIGASRSLKRIESLTRSPVYSHANQTFQGLTTIRALDAMPQLERTFHGHQNTNSSALFLYTSANRAFSFWTDLICVVYILAVTFSFLVINQSFYSGDVGLAITQSMTLVIMCQWGMRQTAEMENKMTSVERVLEYANTPSEPPLETSNAVNLSAKWPQMGHLRFCELRMRYAPDDTDILKGLSFETKPMEKIGIVGRTGAGKSSIIQALFRLAVNEGLIEIDGQDIAQLGLHDLRSRISIIPQESVLFSGTLRFNLDPFGEKNDEELWGALNDVKLKKYVASLEGGLSSHMQDGGSNFSMGQRQLVCLARAILRNNRILIMDEATANVDADTDKLIQETIHTKFSQCTVLTIAHRLHTVMDNDSVLVIDAGRIVEFGAPHELLQSEDGALFKLVSQNDKTTVKHLKKIAEDSYTRKNK
- the LOC6635985 gene encoding ceramide-1-phosphate transfer protein translates to MSAVGDSVAGENCFDIEKVSELFEGSLIDDDDVRMEDYLEAYEEIMKFFLLMGSVFTFVSSDVRTKLDILYEHRQQDTGSEKHFDSIKTMILYEKGASLLRQKGYVSGSRTLLRLHRGLEFVYEFLNRLRDVADGERAHHVCKSAYNDTLARHHPFLIRKGAQVAMFAIPTRGELFKRVCHDADVPRAIEKLPDMLHHMRMVYDRTNQLYTLEELHALP